In Gouania willdenowi chromosome 17, fGouWil2.1, whole genome shotgun sequence, one DNA window encodes the following:
- the LOC114479000 gene encoding creatine kinase B-type-like: MKMKFSSDKEYPDLSKHNNHMAKVLTQAMYEKLRSKQTPSGFTLDDVIQTGVDNPGHPFIMTVGCVAGDEETYEVFKELLDPVIEDRHGGYKPSDKHKTDLNSDNLKGGDDLDPKYVLSTRVRTGRSVRGFCLPPHCSRGERRAVEELSIEALASLSGDLKGKYYALKDMTEAEQQQLIDDHFLFDKPVSPLLLSAGMGRDWPDARGIWHNDNKTFLVWVNEEDHLRVISMEKGGNMKEVFKRFCNGLTKIEELFKERKHPFMWNEHLGYVLTCPSNLGTGLRAGVHVKLPKISKNEEFEDILKKLRLQKRGTGGVDTAAEGGIFDISNADRLGFSEVELVQMVVDGVKLLVEMEKRLEKNKSIKDLIPAQK; encoded by the coding sequence ATGAAGATGAAGTTCTCCTCAGACAAGGAGTACCCAGACCTCAGCAAGCACAACAACCATATGGCCAAAGTGTTGACCCAGGCCATGTATGAGAAGCTGAGGAGCAAACAGACGCCGAGCGGATTTACTCTGGATGATGTTATCCAGACTGGAGTGGATAACCCAGGTCATCCCTTCATCATGACCGTGGGCTGCGTGGCTGGAGACGAGGAGACATACGAGGTGTTCAAGGAGCTGCTAGACCCAGTGATCGAGGACAGACATGGAGGCTACAAACCCTCAGACAAGCACAAGACCGATCTGAACTCTGACAACCTTAAGGGCGGTGATGACCTCGACCCAAAGTATGTGCTAAGTACCAGAGTCCGAACAGGGCGCAGCGTGCGCGGCTTCTGTCTGCCTCCACACTGCAGCCGAGGGGAGAGACGTGCCGTGGAGGAGCTCTCCATTGAAGCTCTGGCCTCTCTGTCTGGAGACCTGAAGGGGAAGTACTACGCTCTGAAGGACATGACAGaagctgagcagcagcagctcattGATGACCATTTCCTGTTTGATAAGCCCGTGTCCCCTCTGCTGCTGTCTGCAGGAATGGGTCGTGACTGGCCCGATGCACGCGGCATCTGGCACAACGACAACAAGACCTTCCTGGTGTGGGTGAATGAGGAGGATCACCTACGTGTCATCTCCATGGAGAAAGGAGGGAACATGAAGGAGGTGTTCAAACGCTTCTGCAACGGACTCACCAAGATCGAGGAGCTGTTCAAGGAGCGCAAACACCCCTTCATGTGGAACGAACACCTGGGATACGTCCTCACTTGTCCCTCCAACCTGGGCACCGGTCTCAGAGCCGGCGTGCATGTCAAGCTCCccaaaattagcaaaaatgaaGAGTTCGAGGACATCCTCAAGAAGCTGCGGCTCCAGAAAAGAGGAACTGGTGGTGTTGACACCGCTGCAGAGGGTGGAATCTTTGACATCTCCAATGCCGACCGACTAGGCTTCTCTGAAGTGGAGCTGGTGCAGATGGTGGTGGATGGTGTGAAGCTGCTGGTGGAGATGGAGAAGAGGCTGGAGAAAAACAAGTCCATCAAGGACCTGATACCCGCTCAGAAGTAA